Proteins co-encoded in one Setaria viridis chromosome 9, Setaria_viridis_v4.0, whole genome shotgun sequence genomic window:
- the LOC117838997 gene encoding transcription factor UNE12 produces MAGQPPQGPEDDFLDQFFSMAGGSYSAAASGGGRAAGDQPFSLALSLDAAAAEASGSGKHGEGGKADREAVQLPGLFPPVFGGGVQPTHLRPSPPTQVFHAQQPKQGGAAVGPQPPAPRPKVRARRGQATDPHSIAERLRRERIAERMRALQELVPNTNKTDRAAMLDEILDYVKFLRLQVKVLSMSRLGGAGAVAQLVADIPLSVKGEASDSGSKQQIWEKWSTDGTEKQVAKLMEEDIGAAMQFLQSKALCMMPISLAMAIYDTQHSQDGQPVKPEPNTPS; encoded by the exons ATGGCCGGGCAGCCGCCGCAGGGCCCGGAGGACGACTTCCTCGACCAGTTCttctccatggccggcggctcCTACTCCGCCGCGGCCTCAGggggcggccgcgccgcggGGGACCAGCCATTCTCCCTTGCGCTCAGCCTagacgccgcggccgccgaggctTCCGGGAGCGGGAAGCACGGCGAGGGCGGCAAGGCG GATCGGGAGGCCGTGCAGCTCCCCGGGCTCTTCCCGCCGGTGTTCGGCGGTGGCGTGCAGCCGACCCACCTTCGCCCCAGCCCGCCTACCCAG GTGTTCCACGCACAGCAGCCGAAGCAAGGTGGGGCGGCTGTCGGGccacagccgccggcgccgaggccgaAGGTGCGGGCGCGGCGTGGGCAGGCAACTGACCCCCACAGCATCGCAGAGAGG CTAAGAAGAGAGAGAATAGCAGAAAGGATGAGGGCCCTACAGGAATTGGTGCCCAATACAAACAAG ACAGATCGGGCAGCTATGCTAGATGAGATCCTCGATTATGTGAAGTTTCTGAGGCTTCAAGTCAAG GTACTAAGCATGAGCAGGCTGGGCGGTGCTGGTGCTGTTGCGCAACTGGTTGCTGATATCCCTCTTTCAGTTAAG GGGGAAGCAAGTGATAGTGGGAGCAAACAGCAGATTTGGGAAAAGTGGTCAACGGATGGCACAGAGAAACAGGTCGCAAAGCTGATGGAAGAAGACATCGGGGCAGCGATGCAATTTCTCCAGTCCAAAGCACTCTGCATGATGCCAATCTCGCTCGCCATGGCAATCTATGACACACAACATTCGCAGGACGGCCAACCAGTGAAGCCAGAACCCAATACTCCTTCTTAG
- the LOC117838998 gene encoding cytochrome b5 domain-containing protein RLF, which translates to MLAWEYTRTIYFVSEMADGDSSDFTFCKVSSAENGGQLGPPKAIPVSSIEKKNATKTNDSDKDRRSGSSISINTSTQNHNMKDPVTQTSSGAESNVPSQGEPSSKKPVVRAKVPFEKGYSQMDWLKLTRTHPDLAGLKGHSNRRLISLEEVKQHKTGDCIWTVLKGRAYNIAPYMKFHTGGVDMLMKATGKDCTVLFNKYHAWVNAEFLLEKCLVGFLDPNE; encoded by the exons ATGCTGGCTTGGGAGTACACTAGGACAATTTACTTTGTCTCGGAGATGGCTGATGGTGATTCATCTGACTTCACCTTCTGCAAG GTTAGTTCTGCAGAAAATGGTGGACAATTAGGACCTCCTAAAGCCATTCCTGTGTCAAGCATTGAAAAGAAGAATGCCACGAAAACTAATGATTCAGATAAAGATAGAAGGTCTGGTAGCAGCATCAGCATCAATACATCGACGCAAAACCATAACATGAAAGATCCAGTTACACAAACAAGTAGTGGAGCAGAATCAAATGTGCCATCTCAGGGAGAACCTTCATCGAAGAAACCTGTAGTGCGAGCAAAAGTTCCTTTCGAGAAGGGCTATAGCCAAATGGATTGGCTAAAGCTGACACGTACGCATCCTGATCTAGCAG GGCTTAAGGGGCACTCAAACCGAAGGTTAATTTCTTTGGAAGAAGTTAAACAGCATAAAACGGGAGACTGTATTTGGACAGTTCTTAAAGGTCGTGCATACAACATTGCTCCATACATGAAATTTCATACTGGAG GAGTTGATATGCTTATGAAAGCCACTGGAAAGGACTGCACTGTTTTGTTCA ATAAATACCATGCTTGGGTAAATGCAGAGTTCCTGTTGGAGAAGTGCCTTGTCGGATTCCTTGATCCCAACGAGTAG